In Helianthus annuus cultivar XRQ/B chromosome 3, HanXRQr2.0-SUNRISE, whole genome shotgun sequence, a single window of DNA contains:
- the LOC110929452 gene encoding protein usf produces MAVLFKTLVSKSLNLRTHLTPSFTRLQIRSMATSDIKKIQIQRDDITFDAYVVGKDDAPGIVVIQEWWGVDFEIKNHARKISQLEPGYKALIPDLYRGKVGLDVAEAQHLMDGLDWQGAVKDIQASVNWLKANGSQKVGVTGYCMGGALTIASSVLVPGIDAGVAFYGVPPPELADPANTKVPIQAHFGELDNFVGFSDVKAAKALEEKLKASGKPYEVHVYPGVAHAFMNTSPEGIERRKGMGMNDDNEAAAELAWSRFQSWMNRYLSA; encoded by the exons ATGGCAGTCTTGTTTAAAACCCTAGTCTCCAAATCACTGAACCTTCGCACACATCTCACTCCCTCTTTCACTCGTCTTCAAATTCGATCAATGGCTACTTCCGACATCAAGAAAATTCAGATCCAAAGAGACGACATC aCATTTGATGCATATGTGGTTGGTAAAGATGATGCACCTGGAATTGTGGTTATTCAGGAGTGGTGGGGAGTTGATTTTGAGATTAAGAATCATGCCCGAAAAATTTCGCAACTTGAACCGGGCTACAAAGCACTTATTCCTGA TTTGTACCGAGGAAAGGTCGGTCTCGATGTTGCAGAAGCACAACACTTGATGGATGGTCTTGACTGGCAAGGTGCTGTAAAGGATATCCAGGCTTCGGTTAACTGGCTCAAAGCCAATGGCTCACAGAAG GTTGGTGTGACCGGATATTGCATGGGTGGTGCTCTTACTATTGCAAGTTCCGTTTTAGTCCCCGGGATTGATGCCGGTGTAGCATTTTACGGAGTTCCTCCTCCCGAGCTTGCAGACCCCGCAAACACTAAAGTACCCATACAAGCTCATTTCGGAGAACTTGACAATTTCGTTGGATTCTCAGACGTTAAG GCTGCTAAAGCTCTAGAGGAAAAACTGAAGGCATCAGGGAAGCCGTATGAGGTGCATGTGTACCCTGGAGTGGCACATGCGTTTATGAATACTTCCCCTGAAGGAATCGAGAGGAGAAAGGGTATGGGAATGAACGATGATAATGAAGCTGCTGCTGAGCTGGCATGGTCTCGTTTCCAGTCCTGGATGAACCGTTATTTGTCAGCTTGA